From one Amaranthus tricolor cultivar Red isolate AtriRed21 chromosome 17, ASM2621246v1, whole genome shotgun sequence genomic stretch:
- the LOC130804882 gene encoding chaperone protein ClpB3, chloroplastic, with product MATATTSFPGTYLRVPPKNGVRNALFSRSVVSNGVNSRKPNSLNSLKLSRNSFNVCLHTSFGHYRKSSKSGAFIVRCNAAAGKITQQEFTEMAWQAIVSSPEVAKENKHQIVETEHLMKALLEQKNGLARRIFSKAGVDNTRLLEATDKFIQRQPKVLGESAGSMLGRDLEGLIQKAREYKKEYKDSFVSVEHLVLAFAQDKRFGKQLFSDFRLSEKSLKSTIQAVRGRQSVIDQDPEGKYEALEKYGKDLTAMAREGKLDPVIGRDDEIRRCIQILSRRTKNNPVLIGEPGVGKTAIAEGLAQRIVEGDVPQALVNRKLFSLDMGALIAGAKYRGEFEDRLKAVLKEVTEAEGQTILFIDEIHTVVGAGATNGAMDAGNLLKPMLGRGELRCIGATTLDEYRKYIEKDPALERRFQQVYVDQPSVEDTVSILRGLRERYELHHGVRISDSALVEAAILSDRYISGRFLPDKAIDLVDEAAAKLKMEITSKPTALDEINRSVLKLEMERLSLTNDTDKASKERLNRLDAELSLLKEKQAELTEQWEHEKTVMTRLQSIKEEIDRVNIEIQQAEREYDLNRAAELKYGSLNSLQRQLENAEKELDEYMKSGKSMLREEVTESDIAEIVSKWTGIPVSKLQQSEREKLLHLDEELHKRVVGQDPAVRAVAEAIQRSRAGLSDPHRPIASFMFMGPTGVGKTELAKALAAYLFDTEEALVRIDMSEYMEKFAVSRLIGAPPGYVGYEEGGQLTEIVRRRPYAVILFDEIEKAHNDVFNVFLQILDDGRVTDSQGRTVSFTNTVIIMTSNVGSQYILNADDEALSKENRYEIIKQRVMDAARSIFRPEFMNRVDEYIVFQPLDREQISSIVQLQLQRVQSRIADRKIKIQVTNTAVQLLGSLGYDPNYGARPVKRVIQQHLENEIAKGILRGDYKEEDTILVDTEVTAFSNGQLPQQKLVFRKLEPEFNPAAGEDKQIVSPF from the exons ATGGCTACTGCAACGACATCGTTTCCTGGAACCTATCTCCGTGTTCCACCCAAGAATGGGGTCAGAAATGCGTTGTTTTCTCGGTCCGTAGTGTCTAATGGCGTCAATTCAAGAAAACCCAATTCGCTAAACTCATTGAAATTGAGTAGAAATTCCTTTAATGTTTGCTTACATACGAGTTTTGGGCACTATAGGAAGAGTTCTAAGTCTGGTGCTTTTATTGTTCGATGTAATGCTGCAGCTGGAAAG ATTACACAACAAGAATTCACAGAAATGGCCTGGCAAGCAATTGTTTCTTCTCCAGAAGTggcaaaagaaaataaacacCAGATAGTGGAGACCGAGCATTTGATGAAAGCCCTCTTAGAGCAGAAAAACGGACTTGCTCGTCGCATTTTTTCTAAAGCTGGGGTTGACAATACCCGTTTGCTTGAAGCAACTGATAAGTTCATACAGCGGCAACCAAAG GTTCTGGGTGAATCTGCTGGTTCAATGTTGGGGCGAGATCTTGAAGGCCTAATTCAAAAAGCCAGGGAATACAAGAAAGAGTACAAAGACTCATTTGTGTCTGTGGAGCATTTGGTTCTTGCTTTTGCACAAGATAAAAGATTTGGGAAACAATTGTTTAGTGATTTTCGGCTTTCTGAGAAATCATTAAAATCTACCATACAAGCTGTAAGGGGACGCCAATCAGTCATCGACCAAG ACCCCGAGGGAAAATATGAAGCTCTGGAGAAGTATGGAAAAGATTTGACTGCCATGGCAAGGGAAGGAAAACTGGATCCTGTAATAGGACGAGATGATGAGATACGTAGATGTATCCAAATTCTATCacgaagaacaaaaaataatcCTGTTCTTATTGGTGAACCTGGTGTAGGTAAAACTGCAATTGCCGAAGG GCTTGCTCAAAGAATTGTTGAGGGGGATGTACCTCAAGCTTTGGTGAACCGAAAG TTATTTTCTCTTGACATGGGAGCATTGATAGCTGGAGCTAAATACCGAGGAGAATTTGAGGACCGCCTGAAGGCTGTACTGAAGGAAGTGACTGAGGCTGAGGGTCAGACTATCCTTTTTATTGATGAGATTCACACAGTAGTTGGAGCAG GTGCCACAAATGGTGCAATGGATGCCGGTAATCTTTTGAAACCTATGCTTGGCCGTGGAGAGTTGCGATGTATTGGTGCTACTACACTCGATGAATATCGTAAATACATTGAGAAGGATCCAGCGTTGGAGAGACGTTTCCAACAGGTTTATGTTGACCAACCAAGTGTTGAAGATACTGTCTCAATACTTCGTGGGCTACGTGAGAGATATGAGTTGCATCATGGAGTTAGAATATCGGATAGTGCCCTTGTGGAGGCTGCCATCCTTTCAGATCGCTACATTAGTGGACGTTTCTTACCTGACAAAG CCATTGACTTAGTTGATGAAGCCGCTGCTAAACTAAAGATGGAGATAACATCAAAACCTACTGCCCTTGATGAGATTAACCGGTCTGTATTGAAGCTTGAGATGGAAAGACTCTCACTTACAAATGATACTGACAAAGCATCAAAAGAGAGACTTAATCGGCTTGATGCAGAGCTTTcccttttgaaggaaaagcaagcCGAATTGACTGAGCAGTGGGAGCATGAGAAAACTGTGATGACACGTTTACAGTCCATCAAAGAGGAG ATTGACAGGGTGAATATTGAGATCCAGCAGGCAGAGCGAGAGTATGATCTTAATCGTGCTGCTGAACTTAAATATGGCAGCTTGAACTCTCTTCAACGACAATTGGAAAATGCAGAAAAAGAGCTGGATGAGTACATGAAATCTGGAAAGTCTATGTTGCGTGAAGAAGTGACTGAGAGCGATATTGCTGAAATAGTCAGCAAGTGGACAGGAATTCCCGTTTCGAAGCTACAACAATCAGAAAGAGAAAAACTACTGCATTTGGATGAAGAGCTACATAAACGAGTAGTGGGACAAGATCCTGCAGTTAGGGCTGTAGCTGAGGCTATTCAACGTTCTAGAGCTGGGCTTTCGGATCCACATCGTCCTATTGCTAGTTTCATGTTCATGGGTCCCACAGGTGTGGGAAAGACAGAACTGGCAAAGGCTTTGGCGGCTTACTTGTTCGACACTGAGGAGGCCCTTGTTCGGATTGATATGAGTGAATACATGGAGAAATTTGCTGTTTCAAGACTGATAGGTGCCCCACCTGGTTATGTGGGATATGAGGAGGGAGGCCAATTAACAGAAATAGTGAGGAGGCGGCCATATGCAGTGATCCTATTTGATGAGATAGAGAAGGCCCATAACGATGTTTTTAACGTTTTCCTTCAAATTTTAGATGATGGGCGGGTGACAGACTCACAGGGCCGAACGGTGAGCTTCACCAATACTGTCATCATTATGACTTCAAATGTCGGGTCACAGTATATTTTAAATGCTGACGATGAGGCTTTATCCAAGGAGAATAGATATGAGATTATAAAGCAAAGAGTGATGGATGCAGCCAGATCAATCTTTCGTCCTGAGTTCATGAACAGAGTTGATGAATACATTGTCTTCCAGCCTCTTGATCGTGAACAGATTAGCAGCATCGTGCAATTACAG CTACAAAGAGTTCAGTCCAGGATTGCAGATCGTAAGATAAAGATTCAAGTGACAAATACTGCAGTTCAGCTTCTTGGTAGCCTTGGATACGATCCCAACTATGGTGCAAGGCCTGTTAAGCGTGTAATACAGCAGCATCTTGAAAATGAGATTGCAAAAGGCATCTTGAGAGGCGATTATAAGGAAGAGGATACCATTCTTGTTGACACGGAAGTCACAGCATTTTCGAATGGTCAGCTTCCGCAGCAGAAGCTGGTATTCCGAAAACTGGAGCCTGAATTCAACCCGGCTGCTGGAGAAGATAAACAAATTGTTTCTCcgttttag
- the LOC130804883 gene encoding ribulose-phosphate 3-epimerase, cytoplasmic isoform-like: protein MGVQPKIAPSMLSSDFANLASEAQRMLDCGADWLHMDIMDGHFVPNLTIGAPVIESLRKHTQAYLDCHLMVTNPLAYVEPLGKAGASGFTFHVEVSKDNWQDLVEKIKSKGMRPGVALKPGTPIEEVYPLVEGHNPVEMVLVMTVEPGFGGQKFMPEMMDKVRALRKKYPSLDIEVDGGLGLSTIDAAASAGANCIVAGSSVFGAPEPAHVIQIMRKSVEDAQQ, encoded by the exons ATGGGAGTTCAACCTAAAATTGCTCCATCTATGCTATCCTCAGACTTCGCCAATTTGGCTTCCGAAGCTCAACGTATGCTTGATTGTGGTGCTGATTGGCTCCATATGGATATTATG GATGG GCACTTTGTCCCAAATCTTACAATCGGTGCTCCAGTTATTGAGAGTCTAAGAAAGCACACCCA GGCGTATTTGGACTGCCATCTTATGGTCACAAATCCCCTTGCTTATGTGGAGCCATTAGGAAAAGCTGGTGCTTCTGGATTTACGTTTCATGTTGAGGTTTCGAAAG ATAACTGGCAAGATCTTGTTGAAAAGATAAAGTCTAAAGGAATGAGGCCTGGTGTTGCACTGAAGCCTGGGACACCTATTGAAGAAGTTTACCCTCTG GTGGAAGGACATAACCCAGTTGAAATGGTCCTTGTTATGACTGTGGAGCCAGGATTTGGCGGGCAAAAGTTTATGCCAGAAATGATGGATAAG GTTCGTGCATTGAGGAAGAAATATCCATCCCTTGATATTGAG GTGGATGGTGGTCTGGGGCTGTCTACTATTGACGCTGCTGCTTCAGCTGGCGCAAACTGTATTGTTGCTGGAAGTTCAGTGTTTGGTGCCCCAGAACCAGCTCATGTTATTCAAATAATGCGGAAGAGCGTGGAAGACGCACAGCAGTAG
- the LOC130803715 gene encoding uncharacterized protein LOC130803715 — protein sequence MNQTKYFSTHPDLLQKGRRFLIGSPRGVKPTPNPGVILTILCLSLSLSLSLPSQKLEDCKSKRIWSLTYLQEMVASISVSCPKSSFVQNSNFFRDSSSNLISGFSAKLPNLQLNKKKRKNHEFINLVVASTSTSSSSSDAQKKSGRFYLNFTGFPFPLGPFLNRRTIRTEIVKDCIWSFEQEQALGFSSVSTNIRMTVIKLKSGGLWVHAPIAPTEECIQLVKELRAPVEYIVLPTFAYEHKIFVGPFSRKFPRAQIWVAPRQWSWPLNLPLEFFGIFRSKTLEDEDLSTPWSDEIEQKVLSSPEVGIGPYVEVAFFHKRSRSLLVTDAVIFVSRQPPECISKESLLASAKNGLAVKILSKGKEVPNEPVVDNAMNRQKGWERMVLQILFLGPSNLLEPNATFAQMSQKLIVSPIVKTLVFSKVPEKVRDWIDRIARDWKFQRIIPAHFAAPIKAGRSEFLAAFAFLDDLLGERYVTKPSLSLLFTSFMGKAASYFPPDDMKTLSSLDQFLVSVGAVKKTVSGRKR from the exons ATGAATCAGACCAAGTATTTTTCGACCCATCCGGACTTGCTCCAAAAAGGAAGGCGATTTCTCATTGGTTCTCCACGTGGAGTAAAACCAACCCCGAATCCGGGAGTTATCCTAACCATACTctgtctctctctctctctctctctctctcttcccTCTCAAAAACTGGAGGACTGTAAATCAAAAAGAATTTGGAGCTTAACGTATCTTCAGGAAATGGTGGCAAGCATTAGTGTTTCATGCCCAAAATCATCATTCGTGCAAAATTCAAACTTCTTTAGAGATTCGAGCAGTAATTTGATTAGTGGGTTCTCAGCAAAACTTCCAAATTTGCAGTTgaataagaaaaagagaaagaatcATGAATTCATCAACTTGGTGGTGGCTTCAACTTCTACCAGTAGTAGTAGCAGTGATGCTCAGAAGAAAAGTGGAAGATTTTATCTAAATTTTACTGGGTTTCCTTTTCCTTTGGGTCCTTTCCTTAATCGGCGAACTATTCGAACTGAG ATTGTGAAAGATTGCATATGGTCATTTGAACAAGAGCAAGCTCTTGGCTTCAGTAGTGTCTCAACAAACATTCGCATGACTGTCATCAAGCTCAAGTCTGGTGGATTATGGGTCCATGCACCCATTGCTCCGACTGAAGAGTGCATCCAG CTAGTGAAGGAACTCAGGGCTCCGGTTGAATACATTGTGTTGCCTACATTTGCATACGAACATAAAATATTTGTGGGACCATTCTCTAGAAAATTTCCACGCGCGCAAATATGGGTGGCTCCTAGGCAATGGAGTTGGCCCTTGAATCTACCACTTGAATTTTTTGGTATCTTTCGTTCGAAGACCTTGGAAGATGAGGATTTGTCAACTCCATGGTCTGATGAAATCGAACAGAAAGTTCTGAGTTCTCCGGAAGTtg GAATTGGGCCATATGTGGAGGTGGCTTTTTTTCACAAGCGTTCAAGATCCCTTTTGGTGACCGATGCCGTGATTTTTGTCTCAAGGCAGCCCCCTGAATGTATAAGTAAAGAATCCTTATTGGCATCGGCAAAAAATGGTTTAGCAGTAAAAATTCTTAGCAAAGGAAAAGAAGTACCCAATGAACCAGTTGTTGACAATGCAATGAACCGCCAGAAAG GATGGGAAAGAATGGTGCTTCAGATTTTGTTTCTTggtccatcaaatttattagaaccaaATGCCACATTTGCTCAGATGTCGCAAAAGCTGATCGTGTCCCCTATCGTAAAAACATTGGTTTTTAGCAAAGTCCCCGAAAAG GTGAGAGACTGGATTGATCGGATTGCTCGAGACTGGAAATTTCAGAGGATAATTCCTGCACATTTTGCGGCTCCAATAAAGGCAGGCAGGTCTGAATTTCTAGCTGCATTTGCTTTTCTGGATGATCTTTTGGGTGAACGATATGTTACGAAACCTTCGCTCTCTCTTCTGTTCACCTCATTCATGGGAAAGGCTGCGAGTTACTTCCCTCCAGATGATATGAAGACATTATCATCTCTCGATCAATTTTTAGTTTCCGTAGGAGCCGTGAAGAAGACAGTGTCTGGCCGCAAGAGATGA